Proteins encoded together in one Salvelinus fontinalis isolate EN_2023a chromosome 6, ASM2944872v1, whole genome shotgun sequence window:
- the LOC129856799 gene encoding uncharacterized protein LOC129856799 gives MATGQFRQSGGVRDVTPEDGSDRGGNCGNAGKLAGDQGRTEWRRINLLKRSKSLDWRGRGASPGEGLRTGLLRCSGNLGGSTLKRAQSLESRGAGESNVLSRVKAFNSVGPGEVMSPVGGSECSLGEGVSPVGLGYVALSLERASGGQSLPTRLRSSPGPGSGTRKPARGSLGSSRGQSIWDRIQKLYGTTGPDKATNRDEDVKDSTRTKRLSAPVGDWSLLERDGGDTAANRRKSTTDSVFVSPVSSPFSSTFPSPLSGLSRGERNGLLSHTPLVEQNTTHTPLVEQNTTHTPLVEQNTTHTPLVEQNTTHAPLVEQNTTHALLVEQNTTHTPLVEQNTTHTLLVEHNTTHTPLVEQNTTHTTHTPQRHQSSAVKVSGLSPSVSLVSGWTTPKLSYKPSHTLLVEGSSVCIRDPSLSPPIGDKQERGIKEVTNTVGRKSGSSEDSEKERIRVGSMAQEKEKWTDVEGKRHKKKEVEKRGRDNAEVSLPQHRLSVTPTRDSPPITTSGVGVTTGSNPLLTNQSDTYDGSKTPGRGVAREQSLSEDVFEANTPQRITLQNTENTKLPGKLVVPSAASVRNKIHQFEALTQTSQVPVPNYLKPRRAFSVPEQLSESGEGVRKSGLDRQVGGVRGVWERGRGEGGIVIMDGVRGRGEGVRKSVPDKALGGGRGGEVVREERKAYRGWAVRSMSVDEVRLGRGVGETGRVGEKAVGSGTFPNLKVKLDIPLNGKTTRDTLRDFSIDEPDLPNHTVTPQDWSRRGTNTKTTTVTAKDPSSSQLSNSMKNSNDVPGGADHSRRPHSRDSPNLSSPVSDDDKTPTNTPQNSPFHPQNTPPTSPHLPTTSLQPKHQQGVDSDLAALKNPPVSTHTAQGRVTTDPAIPVSHSGLGRDSLSLPLTSSSPSSLPLLPTLARWNSEEGGWSDEDTDDEGTEKDEDSTYDSDSAESSVTVTSAMSQSHRRSFSLSLAELCNFGEVDYDPQSSSDSEEWPSSRSASRSASLSSDVSALSCVSVLGSDELNRLLDDVKGLGDTTLQNYEDVQVVVLHKDVGVGLGFTMAGGVDQNKPVIVHKVFPAGVAAKEGSIQEGDKVLSINGTALCGSSHWEVLRTLRRARTQGMGVVVLRRGGVTDPRKGGTVTDSRGGTQTEPANTGQRMCVRLEKRSRDLGFSLEGGVGSSLGDKPLTVQKLFLGGPVNQVSPGDEVLEIEGVSLVGLRRLEAWTMIRTLPPGPVDVVLHRPHKPQ, from the exons ATGGCCACCGGACAGTTTAGACAGAGTGGTGGTGTGAGGGACGTGACCCCAGAGGATGGCAGTGACAGGGGAGGAAACTGTGGCAATGCAGGGAAGTTGGCTGGAGaccagggcaggacagagtggagaaGGATAAACCTGCTCAAAAGGAGTAAGAGTTTAGACTGGAGAGGAAGGGGGGCTAGCCCTGGCGAGGGGCTCAGGACGGGGCTGCTGAGGTGTTCTGGGAACCTAGGGGGGTCCACACTTAAACGAGCACAGAGTTTGGAAAGTAGGGGGGCAGGAGAGAGCAATGTGTTGTCCAGGGTGAAGGCCTTTAACTCAGTTGGACCAGGGGAAGTGATGAGCCCCGTTGGGGGGTCAGAGTGTTCCCTTGGTGAAGGGGTGTCCCCTGTGGGTCTAGGGTATGTGGCTCTATCTCTGGAGAGGGCCAGTGGGGgccagtccctccccaccaggCTGAGGTCTAGTCCAGGTCCTGGGTCTGGAACCAGAAAACCAGCCCGTGGATCTCTTGGATCCTCCAGGGGTCAGAGTATCTGGGACCGGATACAGAAGCTCTATGGGACTACTGGACCTGATAAAGCTACTAACAGAGATGAGGATGTGAAGGACTCAACCAGAACCAAGCGTCTCTCAGCACCGGTAGGAGACTGGTCTCTAttggagagggatgggggggatACAGCAGCCAATCGCAGGAAGTCCACCACAGACTCTGTCTTtgtctcccccgtctcctcccccttttcctccaccTTTCCCTCCCCCCTCAGTGGTTTATCCAGGGGGGAGAGGAACGGcctgctctcacacacacccctggTAGAacagaacaccacacacacacccctggtagaacagaacaccacacacacacccctggtagaacagaacaccacacacacacccctggtaGAGCAGAACACCACACACGCACCCCTGGTAGAGCAGAACACCACACACGCACTCCTGGTAGAacagaacaccacacacacacccctggtagaacagaacaccacacacacactcctggtaGAAcataacaccacacacacacccctggtagaacagaacaccacacacactacacacacaccacagagacatCAGAGTAGTGCAGTCAAGGTGTCTGGTTTGAGCCCCTCAGTGTCTCTGGTGTCAGGGTGGACCACACCCAAACTCTCATACAAACCCTCACACACACTGTTAGTGGAGGGGTCATCAGTGTGCATTAGGGACCCCTCACTATCCCCTCCAATAGGAGACAAACAGGAGAGAGGGATTAAGGAGGTGACAAACACTGTGGGCAGAAAGAGTGGAAGTAGTGAAGACAGCGAAAAGGAGAGAATAAGGGTGGGGAGCATGGCTCAGGAAAAAGAGAAATGGACTGATGTCGAAGGAAAAAGGCACAAGAAAAAGGAGGTGGAGAAGCGAGGGAGAGATAacgctgaagtctctctcccccaGCACAGACTATCAGTGACACCCACCAGGGACTCTCCGCCTATCACAACGTCCGGAGTAGGGGTCACCACAGGGTCAAACCCTCTCCTGACCAATCAATCTGACACCTATGACGGGAGCAAGACCCCTGGTAGAGGCGTGGCCAGGGAACAGAGCCTGTCAGAAGATGTGTTTGAAGCCAACACCCCACAGAGGATAACATTACAGAACACTGAAAATACCAAGTTACCTGGGAAACTGGTAGTGCCCTCTGCAGCCAGTGTGAGGAACAAGATCCACCAGTTTGAAGCTCTGACACAGACATCTCAGGTCCCAGTGCCCAACTACCTGAAGCCCAGACGGGCTTTCTCTGTCCCGGAGCAGCTCAGTGAGTCTGGAGAGGGAGTCAGGAAGAGTGGGTTGGATAGACAGGTAGGTGGGGTGAGGGGagtatgggagagagggagaggagagggagggattgtAATTATGGATGGGGTGAGAGGACGAGGAGAAGGGGTAAGGAAGAGTGTGCCAGATAAAGCActtggtggagggagaggaggtgaggtagtGCGAGAAGAGAGGAAGGCTTATAGAGGGTGGGCGGTGAGGTCTATGTCAGTGGATGAGGTGAGGCtgggga gaggagtgggggagacagGAAGAGTGGGGGAGAAGGCTGTTGGCTCTGGTACATTTCCCAACCTCAAGGTTAAACTAGACATCCCTCTGAATGGCAAAACCACCAGAGACACTCTGAGAGACTTTTCCATTGATGAGCCAGACCTCCCCAATCACACAGTCACACCCCAGGACTGGAGTAGGAGAGGCACCAACACAAAGACTACTACAGTCACTGCCAAGGACCCTTCATCCTCCCAGCTGTCTAACTCTATGAAAAACTCCAATGACGTTCCAGGTGGCGCTGACCACTCTAGGAGGCCTCACAGTAGAGACTCACCTAACCTGTCATCTCCAGTGAGCGATGACGACAAGACACCCACCAACACCCCCCAGAACTCCCCCTTCCACCCCCAGAACACACCTCCCACCTCCCCACACCTCCCCACTACTTCCCTGCAGCCTAAACACCAACAGGGTGTAGATTCAGACCTGGCTGCCCTAAAGAACCCTCCAgtctccacacacacagcccagggTAGGGTCACTACTGACCCTGCTATCCCAGTCTCACACTCTGGCCTGGGGAGGGATTCCCTGTCCcttcccctcacctcctcctcccccagcagCCTACCCCTCCTCCCCACTCTGGCTCGATGGAACTcagaggaggggggatggagtGATGAGGATACTGATGATGAAGGTACAGAGAAGGACGAGGACTCCACCTACGACTCAGACTCTGCTGAATCCTCGGTGACCGTCACCAGCGCCATGAGCCAATCACATCGCAGGAGCTTCTCTCTCAG TCTGGCAGAGCTGTGTAACTTCGGAGAGGTGGACTATGATCCCCAGTCTTCCTCTGACAGTGAGGAGTGGCCGTCCAGCCGGTCAGCCAGCCGGTCAGCCAGCCTGTCGTCTGACGTGTCGGCACtgtcctgtgtgtctgtcctgggcAGTGATGAGCTGAACCGCCTGCTGGACGACGTAAAGGGCCTGGGGGACACAACGCTGCAG AACTATGAGGATGTCCAGGTGGTGGTTCTCCATAAGGATGTTGGTGTGGGACTGGGCTTCACCATGGCAGGAGGAGTGGACCAGAACAAACCTGTCATT GTCCATAAGGTGTTCCCGGCAGGGGTGGCTGCTAAGGAGGGATCCATCCAGGAGGGAGACAAGGTCCTGTCAATCAATGGCACAGCGCTGTGTGGCTCCTCCCACTGGGAGGTGCTGAGGACACTAAGGAGGGCACGGACTCAGGGGATGGGCGTGGTTGTTTTGAGGAGAGGGGGGGTAACAGACCCCCGTAAGGGAGGAACAGTGACTGACAGTCGAGGAGGGACACAGACAGAGCCTGCTAACACTG GTCAGAGGATGTGTGTGAGGCTGGAGAAGCGCAGCAGAGACCTGGGCTTCAGTCTGGAGGGAGGAGTGGGTTCCAGCCTGGGAGACAAACCCCTCACCGtacagaaactcttcctgg GTGGTCCAGTGAACCAGGTGTCTCCAGGGGACGAGGTGTTGGAGATCGAGGGTGTGAGCTTGGTGGGCCTGAGGAGGCTGGAGGCCTGGACCATGATCAGAACACTGCCCCCTGGGCCTGTGGATGTGGTACTACACCGTCCTCACAAACCACAGTGA